One part of the Candidatus Effluviviaceae Genus I sp. genome encodes these proteins:
- a CDS encoding DUF3784 domain-containing protein, with protein sequence MASDALLVSLLLLRIPGLHGAELPYPAREAAATSAVVTVPVGILLFILARVFLKGTYLGLVAGYTKETVADPTRLGRFVGRMMVALGTFMLLFPIAVRLWGVAAFLLFLAVVVGFCIAVLVGTAWYERG encoded by the coding sequence GTGGCATCCGACGCGCTGCTCGTCTCGCTGCTCCTGCTCCGCATCCCCGGCCTGCACGGCGCGGAGCTCCCGTATCCGGCGAGGGAGGCCGCCGCGACCTCGGCGGTCGTGACGGTCCCCGTCGGGATCTTGCTCTTCATCTTGGCGAGGGTGTTCCTGAAGGGGACGTACCTCGGGCTCGTGGCCGGCTACACGAAGGAGACCGTGGCCGACCCGACGCGGCTCGGCAGGTTCGTCGGGCGGATGATGGTGGCGCTCGGGACGTTCATGCTGCTCTTCCCGATCGCCGTGCGCCTGTGGGGGGTCGCGGCGTTCTTGCTCTTCCTGGCGGTCGTCGTGGGGTTCTGCATCGCCGTCCTCGTCGGGACGGCGTGGTACGAGCGGGGATAG